In the Synechococcus sp. Nb3U1 genome, one interval contains:
- a CDS encoding serine/threonine-protein kinase, producing the protein MSRRARTTKSIHDTYQLLGMAGQGQYGRVFCARAHQGGELVALKELQTQRFPTHNLLRELRYLLTLNHPNITRCYALEHAREGRYLVLEYCEGGTLRDLIDQVERGLWLPVKQVLGLADQILAGLAHAHQQGVIHCDVKPENILLKPTPQGWQLKLTDFGIARHPERIAGEITATGSPAYMAPERFYGHFSPASDLYAVGIILVELLTGQRPFSGSPSQLMHAHLNQPFVCPSEIPAPLQTLLELSLRKLPPRRFRTAAQMRSALAVFAQEWQEPNSCWVGPRLPTSSPPVVQVWAIAHSDSSLEQQFQILADPAGVAAPLLLRTTEKAVEWLPLQCPQGSPPLHSHPLSEPLYRLLPLDTYPEALALAKNSVVHLSPGRIRTLLSLEDDWQATWFGDRQQLFWATATELGAIQLRPHSPIPVQENLFPDSHRYFRWDLNSLQPGWKGGVPKLLALADHLVLLSTHPGHSLDMCLLPLATDQAGLDLKMGSQPVSYRLPLDPAAKVVSLGERLLVDEGKTPGQKMGIGAAQGCYGLYSVQVNPLRVRYWFLKETPHQICKAPWGILWVGQGSDALGDPSSNLWLYSKAGEPLAKLALPTGVEVLRVGQRGQIWLLVPKTGDPQCSELWQLDLNQLQDPKP; encoded by the coding sequence GTGTCCCGACGTGCCCGTACCACCAAGTCTATCCACGACACTTACCAGCTATTAGGTATGGCCGGGCAAGGGCAGTATGGCCGTGTCTTTTGTGCCCGGGCTCACCAGGGAGGAGAGTTGGTGGCTCTTAAGGAGCTACAAACCCAGCGTTTTCCCACCCACAATCTGCTGCGGGAACTGCGCTATCTCCTCACCCTCAACCACCCCAATATTACCCGCTGCTATGCCCTTGAACATGCTCGGGAGGGACGGTATTTGGTGCTGGAGTACTGTGAGGGGGGCACGCTTCGGGATCTGATCGACCAAGTGGAACGGGGGCTGTGGCTGCCGGTAAAGCAGGTTTTAGGCCTTGCAGATCAAATTTTGGCCGGGTTGGCCCATGCCCATCAACAGGGGGTGATCCATTGTGATGTTAAGCCGGAGAATATTCTGCTCAAACCCACGCCTCAGGGTTGGCAGCTGAAGCTGACGGATTTTGGCATTGCTCGCCACCCGGAACGCATCGCTGGAGAAATCACCGCTACCGGATCCCCGGCCTACATGGCTCCAGAACGGTTTTATGGGCATTTCAGCCCTGCCTCTGACCTTTACGCGGTCGGGATCATCCTGGTGGAGTTGCTGACCGGCCAACGGCCCTTTTCGGGATCCCCCAGCCAGCTGATGCACGCCCATCTGAACCAGCCGTTTGTCTGCCCCTCTGAGATCCCAGCCCCTCTGCAAACCCTTTTGGAGCTGTCGCTGCGCAAATTGCCCCCGCGGCGGTTTCGCACGGCCGCACAAATGCGCTCGGCCCTGGCAGTTTTTGCTCAGGAGTGGCAGGAGCCGAACAGTTGTTGGGTGGGGCCTCGGTTGCCCACTTCGTCGCCCCCTGTGGTTCAGGTTTGGGCAATAGCTCATTCAGACTCCTCATTAGAACAGCAGTTTCAGATTTTGGCAGACCCGGCTGGAGTGGCAGCCCCGTTGCTGCTGCGAACAACCGAGAAAGCAGTGGAGTGGTTGCCTCTACAATGTCCACAGGGATCCCCGCCTCTTCACAGTCATCCCCTCAGTGAGCCACTCTATCGGTTATTGCCTCTGGACACCTATCCTGAAGCCTTAGCCCTCGCCAAGAACAGTGTGGTTCACCTCAGCCCTGGCCGTATCCGTACTTTGCTTAGCCTTGAAGACGACTGGCAGGCAACTTGGTTCGGGGATCGCCAGCAGTTGTTTTGGGCGACAGCAACCGAGTTAGGAGCCATTCAGCTACGCCCCCACTCCCCGATCCCTGTCCAAGAAAACCTGTTCCCAGACTCCCACCGTTACTTCCGCTGGGATCTCAATTCTCTACAACCGGGCTGGAAAGGAGGGGTGCCAAAATTGCTGGCTCTGGCGGATCATCTGGTGTTGCTCTCCACCCATCCCGGCCATTCTCTGGACATGTGCCTGTTACCTCTGGCAACTGATCAAGCAGGTTTAGACCTCAAAATGGGATCCCAGCCCGTGAGCTATCGCTTGCCTTTAGATCCGGCGGCAAAGGTTGTCAGCCTTGGGGAACGGTTGTTGGTGGATGAGGGGAAGACTCCTGGGCAGAAGATGGGAATCGGTGCTGCGCAAGGGTGTTACGGCCTATATTCGGTGCAGGTGAACCCGTTACGGGTGCGCTACTGGTTTCTCAAAGAGACCCCCCACCAAATCTGCAAAGCCCCTTGGGGGATTTTGTGGGTGGGGCAGGGATCCGACGCACTAGGGGATCCCTCTAGCAATCTCTGGCTCTATAGCAAAGCTGGGGAGCCCTTGGCCAAACTGGCTCTGCCTACTGGGGTAGAGGTGTTGCGGGTGGGGCAACGAGGACAGATTTGGTTACTAGTACCCAAGACGGGGGATCCCCAGTGCTCAGAACTTTGGCAACTGGATTTGAACCAGCTTCAGGATCCTAAGCCCTGA
- a CDS encoding sensor histidine kinase: protein MGTLYMVIDISLRKQAEAQLRQVNEELERRVEARTAEWIQANRALAQSEERFRSIFTEAPIGIALTHRQGHVLTANRALAEMLGYADASELVGLHLGSLAQASPELTPEERQQEKRQQERLAQGEIHSYQQVRRFLRRDGRWVWTQLTFGRISTSDSEQKEEGYGLTMVEDITERQALEGMKDEFISIVSHELRTPLTSIHGALSLMATGKLGSLVPKGERLLQIAATNTERLVRLVNDILDLDRMEAGSLSMEKKPCDAAELIRYAAETMRSMAEQAQVHLVAQPLPVTIQADPDRVIQTLTNLLSNAIKFSPTGSTVHLGVKQRHAHQVIFWVQDQGRGIPAANLETIFHRFKQVDSSDSREKGGTGLGLAICRSIVRQHGGRIWVESEVGKGSTFFFTLPLFAPE, encoded by the coding sequence TTGGGCACCTTGTACATGGTGATCGACATCAGTCTACGCAAGCAGGCGGAGGCGCAACTGCGGCAGGTTAACGAAGAACTGGAACGACGGGTGGAAGCCCGCACGGCGGAATGGATACAAGCCAACCGTGCCCTGGCCCAAAGTGAGGAACGGTTCCGCAGCATTTTCACAGAAGCACCGATTGGGATTGCCCTCACCCATCGGCAGGGCCATGTTCTCACGGCAAACCGGGCTTTGGCGGAAATGTTGGGGTATGCTGATGCTTCTGAATTGGTGGGGCTTCACCTGGGATCCCTAGCCCAAGCGAGTCCTGAGCTGACTCCAGAAGAACGGCAACAGGAGAAACGACAACAGGAGCGCCTTGCTCAAGGGGAGATTCACAGTTACCAACAGGTAAGGCGCTTTTTAAGGCGAGATGGCCGTTGGGTTTGGACACAACTGACCTTTGGTCGTATTTCCACCTCTGACTCGGAACAAAAAGAAGAGGGCTATGGCCTGACGATGGTGGAAGACATCACGGAACGACAAGCGTTAGAGGGCATGAAGGATGAATTTATCTCGATTGTTAGCCACGAGTTGCGTACCCCTCTCACCTCCATTCACGGGGCATTGAGCCTGATGGCCACTGGTAAGTTGGGATCCCTAGTGCCCAAGGGGGAGCGCCTGCTGCAAATTGCGGCCACCAATACCGAACGCCTGGTGCGTCTGGTGAATGACATTCTGGATTTGGATCGGATGGAGGCGGGCAGCCTGAGTATGGAGAAAAAGCCCTGTGATGCGGCGGAGCTGATTCGGTATGCTGCTGAAACCATGCGCTCAATGGCGGAGCAAGCACAGGTTCATTTGGTTGCTCAGCCCTTGCCAGTGACGATACAAGCGGATCCCGATCGCGTTATTCAAACCTTGACCAACCTGCTCAGCAATGCCATTAAGTTCTCGCCGACAGGATCAACCGTGCACTTAGGGGTCAAACAACGGCATGCCCATCAAGTCATCTTTTGGGTGCAGGATCAGGGTCGCGGGATTCCGGCAGCCAACCTAGAGACGATCTTTCACCGCTTCAAGCAGGTGGATAGTTCTGACTCCCGCGAGAAGGGCGGCACCGGCTTAGGACTGGCGATTTGTCGCAGCATTGTCCGCCAACATGGGGGGCGGATCTGGGTAGAGAGCGAAGTCGGCAAAGGCAGTACCTTCTTTTTTACGTTGCCCCTTTTTGCTCCTGAATGA
- a CDS encoding TM0106 family RecB-like putative nuclease, translating to MEFQVAAAQQGSIDAEELLAFFRCRRLPYLDRVGPTQAKLPPEDLLEQWRRDRQTLVARVFEQFPGERIEVGNRAVLAAISQGVQHIYGGRIEAELFFERAATVDITALKFETELSVAKDPRHSPGIPDAIPEPTGLDTATADNILTSDLISAFEAIRVSSPLDLLVRDQPLPAKGQRPLRHFYLPAQIRIGKRLKPEYELLLALQAELLGTLQGITPKRGILILKGGKWHPIHLVRRREQVRQLIREYLLTLNQPAPPQVFMARSRCHLCHWREYCRQLNAASQPLSLLPGVTGSRYPLLQEAGIESVEALANAHLETLQAIPKLGSAVALQLKRQAHATLTQQPVWIQQEPFPEAAVEIYFDIEADPRHNVAYLLGLLVVEQTKDTHAFRYHSCLAATPEEEGHVWQQFLRLTEQHSEAPIYHFHGFEVQTCQRLAQQYNTDPHQVRQLLKRFVDLHEWVQRSVVLPIESYSLKNIARWLGFEWRIPDASGAQSIYWYSQWLETQNRDFLERSVTYNEDDCRATHRLKDWLAKGADFNP from the coding sequence TTGGAGTTTCAGGTTGCAGCTGCACAGCAGGGTTCCATTGATGCCGAGGAATTGCTCGCCTTCTTTCGTTGTCGACGACTGCCCTATCTGGATCGGGTTGGCCCTACCCAGGCAAAGCTACCCCCAGAAGATCTCCTAGAGCAATGGCGGCGGGATCGCCAAACGTTAGTGGCAAGAGTGTTTGAGCAATTCCCTGGAGAACGGATAGAGGTTGGCAATAGGGCAGTGTTAGCGGCGATATCCCAAGGCGTGCAGCACATCTACGGTGGACGAATTGAGGCGGAACTTTTTTTTGAGCGGGCAGCAACGGTGGATATAACCGCCCTTAAATTTGAAACCGAGCTTTCAGTTGCAAAGGATCCCCGTCATTCCCCAGGGATCCCAGATGCTATCCCAGAGCCTACAGGTCTAGACACTGCAACTGCGGACAACATCTTGACCTCGGACTTAATCTCAGCGTTTGAGGCAATCCGGGTGAGCAGTCCCCTCGATCTACTCGTTCGGGATCAGCCCCTACCCGCCAAAGGCCAACGCCCCCTAAGACACTTTTATCTGCCGGCGCAAATTCGTATTGGCAAACGTCTCAAACCTGAGTACGAGTTGCTGCTGGCTTTGCAGGCGGAATTGCTCGGAACTTTGCAGGGGATCACCCCAAAGCGGGGAATCTTGATTTTGAAAGGGGGGAAATGGCACCCTATCCATCTGGTTCGACGGCGGGAACAGGTACGGCAGTTGATACGCGAGTATTTGCTCACCCTAAATCAGCCTGCCCCCCCCCAGGTGTTCATGGCCCGTAGCCGTTGTCATCTTTGCCATTGGCGGGAGTATTGTCGGCAATTGAATGCAGCCAGCCAACCCCTTAGCCTGCTGCCAGGAGTGACGGGATCCCGTTATCCGCTTTTACAAGAAGCGGGGATCGAGTCGGTGGAAGCTCTGGCCAACGCTCACCTAGAAACCCTACAAGCCATTCCCAAACTGGGATCCGCCGTCGCCCTACAACTGAAACGGCAAGCCCATGCCACCCTCACCCAGCAACCCGTCTGGATTCAGCAGGAGCCTTTCCCAGAAGCTGCTGTCGAAATTTACTTTGATATTGAGGCGGATCCCCGTCACAATGTTGCTTATCTGCTGGGCTTACTGGTGGTAGAGCAAACGAAAGATACCCACGCATTTCGCTATCACAGTTGTTTGGCTGCAACTCCAGAAGAAGAAGGGCATGTGTGGCAGCAGTTTTTGCGCCTGACAGAACAGCATTCCGAAGCACCCATTTATCATTTCCACGGGTTTGAAGTACAAACCTGTCAACGCCTTGCTCAGCAATACAATACGGATCCCCACCAGGTGCGGCAATTGTTGAAGCGCTTTGTGGATTTGCACGAATGGGTACAGCGTTCTGTAGTATTGCCAATCGAGAGTTACTCCCTCAAAAACATCGCCCGTTGGCTGGGGTTTGAGTGGCGGATCCCCGATGCCAGTGGGGCACAGTCGATTTACTGGTACAGCCAGTGGTTGGAAACTCAAAACCGAGATTTTTTGGAGCGCTCGGTAACTTACAACGAGGATGACTGCCGCGCAACCCATCGCCTCAAAGATTGGCTAGCCAAAGGCGCAGATTTCAATCCCTAG
- a CDS encoding response regulator yields the protein MQTLTSTSSDATLTRRVLVVDDEDDIREVAQLSLEIMAGWEVWSAPSGEEGIRIAETAHPDVILLDVMMPDMDGPTTFRQLRANPKTRDIPVILLTAKVRARLVKQQFLPLGVCGVITKPFDATKLADQVAKTVGWDPASDDLT from the coding sequence ATGCAAACTTTAACTTCTACCTCCAGTGATGCTACTCTGACCCGCCGGGTTTTGGTGGTGGATGATGAAGACGATATCCGCGAAGTGGCTCAGCTTAGCCTGGAAATTATGGCCGGCTGGGAAGTGTGGAGTGCGCCTTCCGGCGAAGAAGGGATTCGCATTGCAGAAACAGCTCACCCAGATGTGATTCTGTTGGATGTGATGATGCCGGATATGGATGGCCCAACCACCTTCCGTCAATTGCGGGCCAACCCCAAAACTCGAGATATTCCGGTCATTCTCTTGACAGCAAAAGTACGGGCACGGTTGGTCAAGCAGCAATTTTTGCCGCTGGGGGTGTGTGGGGTGATTACCAAACCCTTTGATGCAACCAAGTTAGCGGATCAGGTAGCCAAAACCGTAGGTTGGGATCCCGCCTCTGACGATCTAACCTGA